Part of the Vibrio ishigakensis genome, TGATTTAGGCTTGATTGACGCACTGAAATCAGAGATTAAAAACTATGTGGATCGGGAAATGATTGCGGTGGATTTCGAAACCACAGCCAATAAGGTAGAGCTTGGTAAAGAGGCGGAGTTGGGATTGTTTCGAATTACCCAAGAATCACTGCGCAATATTGCCAAATACTCAGAGGCGTCAAAGGTACAAGTGACCCTCAGTATCATCAATCAACACTTAATTCTGAAGGTGATGGATGACGGTATTGGCTTTGATGTCCAAGAGGCTATGCTCTCCCCTGGTCTTGGTCTGCAAAGCATTACTGAACGAGCCCGTCTCATTAAAGCTAAACTGGACATCCAATCGAGTGACCAAGGCACAATCATTACCGTCGATCTTCCTCTAGATCGCTGATCACTTTCCCCAACACACAACGCCTCAATTTGAGGCGTTGTGCTCAGCAAATATCACGTGTGAGTACAAGATTTCTGCTTATTGAAACTCAGCTAAGAGTTCAACAAGAAATGGGTAATAATTCCCCCTGCGTAACCCAGACCAATTGCCCAAGTCCACTTTAGGTGCGCCATAAAGGTGTAGTGCCCCTTAGCTGTGCCCATAAGTGCCACACCAGCGGCCGAGCCTACCGACAGCAAGCTTCCACCAACACCCGCCGTAAAGGTAATCAATAGCCACTGGAAGTGATCCATGTCTGGTTGCATGGTTAGAATCGCGAACATAACGGGGATGTTATCGATGATGGCTGATATTGCACCTGCTGTTACGTTAGCCGCAGTCGCGCCCCAATCACCATACATCACCTGTGAAATGGAGGTGAGATATCCCAAGAAACCCAGTGCGCCAACGCAGTACATCACGCCGAAGAAAAACAATAAGGTATCCCACTCTGGTATAGCCAGTTTACTAAACACATTGAACTCTGAATCCTCATGCCCCTTTTGCAACTGACGTTTTTTCAAATAAATGGTTAGGAATAGCAAAGACAAGCCGAACATCATCCCTAAGTATGGTGGCAAACCTAGCAAGTTCTCGAAGGTCACTGCTAGCGTAATCGTTGCTAGAAACAAGCCTACCACCAGAAACCCTCCGCTTTTAACCTCTACAAACTCACCTTGTTTTAGAGGCTGCCCCTTAGGCACATACCGAGAGATGATCAAAGCAGGAATAAGGTAATTAACCAAAGAAGGAACGAAGAGTTGGAAGAAATCAAAAAACGTTGCGTGTCCGGACTGCCACACCATCAAGGTGGTAATGTCTCCAAATGGAGAGAAAGCGCCACCCGCATTCGCAGCCACAACAATAACGATACAAGTCTGAGCGATAAACTTCGGACTATCACGGCCAACCGCCATGACCACAGCCCCCATAATCAAAGCTGTTGTAAGGTTATCTGCCACTGGTGACAGCACAAACGCAATACCACTGGTTACCCAAAATAGCTGCTGATAATTGAATCCACGGTTAATCAGATACCCTTTCAATGCTTCAAATATGTTCCTCTCTTCTAGCGCATTGATGTAAATCATCGCCACTAGAAGAAACAAGAACAGCTCAGCAAACTCCTCAAGATTATGAGTCACCGCAATTTGCATAGTCTCATGGCTTACTCCTAGTTGATTCCCAACAATAGCAGCCACAACCCACAGCAAACCCGCTGAAAAGATCATTGGCTTAGATTTTGGAAGGTGTAGTTTCTCTTCAAATATCACCAAAAGGTAAGAAGCAAAGAATATAACCAAAGCTAAAATAGCTAACGGACTATCTATCGCTACAAGTTGTTCAGAGTGAGATTCAAAGGCTAACGCATATTGAGGTATACACATAGCTAAGAAGCTAAATAATAGTGTTCTAAGATATTTCATAAGAATATCTCCCAAGTATTATTGCGATTATTTAATTAAGACTTACTTATATTCTGGAATTGAATAAGCACTCTTTTCTAGGTGTGCTTGATAAAGGTCATAGATAATAAATGCCGTTGGATTATCTAAGCACTTAGTTTGCTTGAATTGACGTACTTTCTCTAACTCCCAACTATCTAAAGATTGCTCAGCACGCTCAAACGTAGACAAATAGCGGAAGAAGTTATTGGCAATTAGCGGCTGATACTTCCTGACAAATGAGCCGGTCAGAAGCTTTTCAGACAATGGCAAACGGTGCATGTTACCCAAGTCGCGCCCGTAATAGCGAGAATAAATATAAAAGATAGTTGCGATTGAAAGCACCAAGGCTAGATAGTTACTTTCATTCCAAGACAGGGCAACGAGGAAAGTACAACCAAATATAGATATTAGAGAAAGAAGATTATTTAAAAAATCCAAATTCAAAATTAACTTGAGACAACGAAAATCTCTAATTATATTTTCATGCTCATTCATATTACATTACTCACGGTCATTTTCCTCTTTACAAAAAATATACACGCATAAGTAGAGTGATATAACTAGTAAATATACTGAAATTACTAACTCAAATTACTAGTCTTATTCTTAGTTGTTGTTAATAAATCTACAGACCTTATTTTCTAGAATATATATATCTAAATAAGATGCATTCACTGAAAAGTGTTAGTTCAGTGCAACAACCAGCTCTCGGAACTCTGGCTTGTTACGTAACTGTCCACTGCCCTCTTGGATTATTTGATCCACCACCTCATCATCTAGCGAAAGATCAGTCACCACCTGGTTAAACAAATGACGCTTATTCAAGTTGGCAGTGCTTTGGAAATTAACCTCTATAAAATGAGGAACAACCTCGACTTGATCTGATGATGCCTCCTCTGCCCACCTCTCCATCGACTTCTTAAACAGATCTTTGGTGGCATCGTTATATCTATGAAGTTGAATATCTGTAACCGACTGCAGTGTTTGCTCAATAGTAGGCACATCAGCGCTGAAACCAATGGAGTCATCAGGGTTGGTTGAAGCATCTACAGAAATCACGATCACATGATGTGGAGTCACTGAGGGCTGAAAGTGGGCAAACTTATGGATCTGACCAAGCTCCAACAGATCATAGATGGCCAATAGACCTAGGTTATCTGTAATACCGCCATCCACTAGATGGATATACTTGTTCTTCTCTTTATCCGAATACTCGCCTATCTCCCGCATGGTTTGCTGCGACTGATAAGAAAGGCTGGAGACATTCTCAGGAAGATGTTGTTCATACGCGTCCTGCTGGCAACCGCCCAAGTTTTCAAGCACGACAGGTTCAAACAACACAGGCACAGCCGCAGAGGCAGCGACGGCCTTTGACACAGGATAAGATTCTGCATCTGAGCAGATCAGTCCAAAGTACTCTTGAATGAACGAGAAACGAAGACCTGTCGTGATGTCCGATGCATTGATAATGATCCTTGGTCCATGCTCTGACTGCATATCACCTAAGGTCGCATCACCAAACAACTGCTCTTGATAGTATTGGCTTGCACTCTCCGTGCGCCCCCAACTCGAGAGCCAGTGCGATGGACTAAGGAAGCGTGACACCAATGCATCTTTGACATTCATGTAGAGAAAATCTTCCTTATAGTCTTGAAAGATTTGGTCTCCATAAACGCCGTAGTATGCCGATGTAAAACTGCCACCCGAGACCGAGCTAATAACATCCACCTCGTCCAGCAGGCGTTTCTTCTCGCCGTTGATCTCTATCTCAGTGCGCTTGAGCTCTTCCAATACTCCATAAGAGAGAGCCGCTGCTCGAGTACCGCCACCAGAAAATGCCAATATAACGGTAACGTCATTTTCTGGGTTCAGTGCAACTTTCGGAATAGATGTTTTATCGGAAAAATCGGTATCCTTGAAGGTATTCGCAGGCTGATTAACCGTTGCACAGCCTGATAGGAAGCCGATTAAAAACAGTAGTTTAAGTACTCGGTCAATCATCTACATCACCCTCAGGTTACATCATGCCCATAAAGTAAGGGATGATCAGTGCGTTCGCTAAATCGATAAAGAAAGCACACACTAATGGCACTACAATAAACGCTTGAGCTGAATAGCCGTATTTTTGACTCACAGCAGACATATTCGCCATTGCCGTTGGTGTAGAACCTAGCGAGATACCACCAAAACCCGCACACACAACCGCTGCATCATAGGTTTTACCCATGGCAGGGAACACAACAAAGATGTTAATTACGACAGCCAGCAGCAATTGCATCGCTAGAATAGCGAAGATAGGTCCTGCAAGATCAATGAGCGTCCAAAGTTGCATGCTCATTAACGACATTGCTAAGAAGGTGCCTAACGCGATATCTGCAATCAGATCCACCGCAGCAGTTCGTGTTGGCCATTTCGTACCAGTAATACGCGGGTAAGATTGCGGAATAAGGTTGGTAATTACGATGCCAGCAAACAAGCATGAGACAAACAGAGGCAATTGCAGGCCTGTTTGACTGATTGCTTCATTCAGAAGTACGCCCACCACAATACACACATGGATCGCGAGAACAGCATCAAGGAAATCAAAAGAAGTGAGCTTTTCTACTGCCTTCTTTCCCTCGTCTTGCTTAGAGGTATCAATTTCAGATGCCACCAAGCTATGTCTCTTAATAAGAAACTTAGCAATGGGTCCACCCATCAAGCTTGCTAAGATAAGACCGAAAGTGGCACTAGCAATACCTATCTCCATTGCACTTTCGAGTCCAAACTCATCCGCGACTTTAGGCGCCCAGGCGATAGCGGTACCGTGACCACCAATCAGTGAGATACTGCCACTGAGTAGACCAAACACTGGTTCTAGACCAAATGCAGAAGCCACAGAGATTCCCACCACATTTTGCATTAACATGAAGAAGATGGTTACGACCAGAAGGATGACAAGTGGCTTGCCCCCTTTAAGTAGATCTTTCAGGCTTGCGTTTATGCCTATAGTGGTAAAAAAGTACACCAAGAGCACGTCACGTGCGGTCAGATCAAAAGTCACTTCTACCGAGGTCAATGCATATACCAGCGCTAGCAATACTGAGACCAAGATGCCCCCTGATACTGGTTCAGGGATGCTGAACTCCTTCAAGAAGCCTATGGTTTGGTTGAGCCTTCGGCCGATAAAAAGCACCACTATGCCCATAGTCACGGCAAAAAAGGAGCTCATGTGAAGAATGTTGTTGTCGAAATCCATAACTGTCCTACCATTTATTGATTGTAAAAGTTGAAGAAGTTGTTTTTAGTTCTTTGCAAGCTCTGGGTTAACTTCCCAGTTGCCGCCAAGAGCTTTATGTAGGCCAACAACGACTTGTGATGATTGAAGGTTGGCAGCAATCTCACGGTCTTTGACTAGGTTTTGTTGACGCTGTGCATCTAACACCGTCATATAATCCACTAAGCCAGCTTTATAGAGAGACTCAGCTTTTGCCAGAGTACTATCTGCTTGCTCGCGAGTTTCATGAGTGAGCGCTTCTAACTCCTGGCTCGAACCGTAGGCATAAAGCAGTGTTTCTACTTCAGTAATGGCGGTATTTACCGACTGCTCATAGGAAAGAACAGCAGTCTTAAAGCGGCTTTCCTGCAGTTCGACTAGAGCATCTGAGCGACCACCATCAAATACAGTCCAGCTCACGCCGACACCCGCAACCCAAGCTGCGGAATCGCTGCTAAACAGGTCGCTAAAGTCACCGGCGAGCACGCCTGGGCTCCCCGTCAGGTAGAATTTCGGATATTTGTTGGCAACTGCCGCACCCACATCTGCGTTAATAGCGGCCATTTCACGCTCAGCTAGAGCGATATCAGGACGGTTTTGCAATACTTCCGATGGCATACCGATCGGCACGACACCACGGTAGTTTGGCATTGGCTGTGCCCCCTCCAGCAGAAGGTTCATCTCAGCAGAGGTCTTACCCATAAGGATTGCAAGACGCTGTTTGTGCACATTCATCGCAATATCAAGCTGAGGCACAATTGACTTGGTCATTGAAAGCGCAGCTCGAGCTTGAGCAAGATCCATCTCTGAGCCATATCCACTTTTAACAACACTTTTCACAAGCTCAAGGGTCTGCTCTTGAGACTGAATTGTCTCTTTTGCTAGTTCCTTGCGCTGCTCTGCTCCGCGATACTGCAGATAGTTGTGAATCACATCTGCGGTGATCAATGTGGTCATGCCCTGCTTCACAATTTCTGCCTGCTGGGCTCGGATTTCCGCAGACTCTGCCTGATAACCCAAGCGATTAAAGACATCCGCTTCCCAAGTGATATTTGCGCTCAATGTTGCAAACTCATATTGGTTATCAATCAGAGCATCACCTCCAGTAAGGGCGCTCACCTGAGGCCCCAATCCACCAGGAGTAACCAGTGGACCCGCGAGCGGGTCGTTCTCACTGATTTGATAGCTAGTAGCCCCAGCTTGGAGACTAACCGTTGGAACCTTGAATGACTCGATAGCTCTTTGATAAGCCTGTGCCGCCTTGATACGTTCAGCCGCTATTTTCAAAGCGATATTTTGCGTTTGCGCCTCATTAACCAGTTGGTTTAGCTTCTGATCTTCAAACGCTAACCACCACTGTGACTGCTTGATCTGTTGTGTGGCATCAACACCTTCTACTTGGCTGTATAGGAACTCATTACCTACCTCACTTTGAGGAGCTTGATAATCAGGGCCCACTGCGCAACCGGCTAGAATCATCGACAAAACAATTGGCGTCAGTTTGTTAAATTTCATAATTCATTTCCTCGGTTGAAAGTGATACTTCAGTAACTTCTTGCTGTCCTTCTTCGTTTTGATAAAACAGCTTGTATAGTGCTGGCATTACGAACAAAGAAAGGAAGGTTGCGGCCGCGAGGCCCCCGATGATGGTCGCAGCCATCTGGTCAAACAGTAGGTCAGACATGAGAGGCACCATACCCAGCATTGTGGTTA contains:
- the nhaD gene encoding sodium:proton antiporter NhaD, with the protein product MKYLRTLLFSFLAMCIPQYALAFESHSEQLVAIDSPLAILALVIFFASYLLVIFEEKLHLPKSKPMIFSAGLLWVVAAIVGNQLGVSHETMQIAVTHNLEEFAELFLFLLVAMIYINALEERNIFEALKGYLINRGFNYQQLFWVTSGIAFVLSPVADNLTTALIMGAVVMAVGRDSPKFIAQTCIVIVVAANAGGAFSPFGDITTLMVWQSGHATFFDFFQLFVPSLVNYLIPALIISRYVPKGQPLKQGEFVEVKSGGFLVVGLFLATITLAVTFENLLGLPPYLGMMFGLSLLFLTIYLKKRQLQKGHEDSEFNVFSKLAIPEWDTLLFFFGVMYCVGALGFLGYLTSISQVMYGDWGATAANVTAGAISAIIDNIPVMFAILTMQPDMDHFQWLLITFTAGVGGSLLSVGSAAGVALMGTAKGHYTFMAHLKWTWAIGLGYAGGIITHFLLNS
- a CDS encoding patatin-like phospholipase family protein, with amino-acid sequence MIDRVLKLLFLIGFLSGCATVNQPANTFKDTDFSDKTSIPKVALNPENDVTVILAFSGGGTRAAALSYGVLEELKRTEIEINGEKKRLLDEVDVISSVSGGSFTSAYYGVYGDQIFQDYKEDFLYMNVKDALVSRFLSPSHWLSSWGRTESASQYYQEQLFGDATLGDMQSEHGPRIIINASDITTGLRFSFIQEYFGLICSDAESYPVSKAVAASAAVPVLFEPVVLENLGGCQQDAYEQHLPENVSSLSYQSQQTMREIGEYSDKEKNKYIHLVDGGITDNLGLLAIYDLLELGQIHKFAHFQPSVTPHHVIVISVDASTNPDDSIGFSADVPTIEQTLQSVTDIQLHRYNDATKDLFKKSMERWAEEASSDQVEVVPHFIEVNFQSTANLNKRHLFNQVVTDLSLDDEVVDQIIQEGSGQLRNKPEFRELVVALN
- the gltS gene encoding sodium/glutamate symporter; the protein is MDFDNNILHMSSFFAVTMGIVVLFIGRRLNQTIGFLKEFSIPEPVSGGILVSVLLALVYALTSVEVTFDLTARDVLLVYFFTTIGINASLKDLLKGGKPLVILLVVTIFFMLMQNVVGISVASAFGLEPVFGLLSGSISLIGGHGTAIAWAPKVADEFGLESAMEIGIASATFGLILASLMGGPIAKFLIKRHSLVASEIDTSKQDEGKKAVEKLTSFDFLDAVLAIHVCIVVGVLLNEAISQTGLQLPLFVSCLFAGIVITNLIPQSYPRITGTKWPTRTAAVDLIADIALGTFLAMSLMSMQLWTLIDLAGPIFAILAMQLLLAVVINIFVVFPAMGKTYDAAVVCAGFGGISLGSTPTAMANMSAVSQKYGYSAQAFIVVPLVCAFFIDLANALIIPYFMGMM
- a CDS encoding efflux transporter outer membrane subunit; translation: MKFNKLTPIVLSMILAGCAVGPDYQAPQSEVGNEFLYSQVEGVDATQQIKQSQWWLAFEDQKLNQLVNEAQTQNIALKIAAERIKAAQAYQRAIESFKVPTVSLQAGATSYQISENDPLAGPLVTPGGLGPQVSALTGGDALIDNQYEFATLSANITWEADVFNRLGYQAESAEIRAQQAEIVKQGMTTLITADVIHNYLQYRGAEQRKELAKETIQSQEQTLELVKSVVKSGYGSEMDLAQARAALSMTKSIVPQLDIAMNVHKQRLAILMGKTSAEMNLLLEGAQPMPNYRGVVPIGMPSEVLQNRPDIALAEREMAAINADVGAAVANKYPKFYLTGSPGVLAGDFSDLFSSDSAAWVAGVGVSWTVFDGGRSDALVELQESRFKTAVLSYEQSVNTAITEVETLLYAYGSSQELEALTHETREQADSTLAKAESLYKAGLVDYMTVLDAQRQQNLVKDREIAANLQSSQVVVGLHKALGGNWEVNPELAKN